A DNA window from Methanobacterium sp. Maddingley MBC34 contains the following coding sequences:
- a CDS encoding methyl coenzyme M reductase system, component A2 (PFAM: ABC transporter~TIGRFAM: methyl coenzyme M reductase system, component A2), translated as MSFIELENVTKTFDGVEILKNLNITIEEGAVLGILGRSGSGKSVLINMLRGMKDYRPTEGRIIYNVAVCPECLRVEPPSMAGNPCTCQCNFEAQKVDFWHADRKLFAAIKRRISIMLQRTFALYEDDTVIDNVIKSITGHDEEESTYMAIDLLEMAQMTHRITHIARDLSGGEKQRVVLARQIAKEPMIFLADEPTGTLDPQTAESIHQALIEGVKEKGTTMVITSHWPEVMRQLSDYVIWLEKGEIVEEGDPETVVQSFMDQVPLPEKKTEFKAGGPIIKMEGVKKHYYSIDRGVVKAVDGIDLEVDEGEIFGVVGLSGAGKTTLSRILYGLTDPSSGQIQVKLGDNWIDMTEKGIFGRGRVKPYLGILHQEYSLYPHRNVLGNLTEAISLELPAEFAKMKALYVLNAVGFDENYAEKIISKYPDELSGGERHRVALAQVLIKEPNIVILDEPTGTMDPITRVQVTDSIRKARDELKQTFLIISHDMDFVLDVCDRAALMRGGKILKTGLPGDIVEDLTPSEKEKMLKEE; from the coding sequence ATGTCTTTTATAGAATTGGAAAATGTCACCAAGACTTTTGATGGTGTGGAAATCCTGAAAAACTTGAACATAACCATAGAGGAAGGTGCTGTCCTGGGCATACTGGGAAGAAGCGGCTCTGGAAAGTCTGTCCTCATAAACATGCTAAGGGGAATGAAGGACTACCGCCCCACTGAAGGTCGAATCATTTACAATGTGGCTGTTTGCCCTGAATGTTTGAGGGTAGAACCGCCTTCAATGGCAGGAAACCCCTGTACATGCCAATGTAATTTTGAAGCTCAAAAAGTTGATTTCTGGCACGCTGATCGTAAACTTTTCGCAGCCATCAAACGTCGTATCTCCATCATGCTCCAGAGGACATTTGCCCTCTATGAGGATGACACTGTCATTGATAATGTTATAAAATCAATCACTGGACATGACGAAGAAGAAAGCACCTACATGGCCATTGATCTTTTGGAAATGGCCCAGATGACCCACCGAATCACCCACATAGCTCGTGATCTTTCTGGGGGAGAAAAACAGAGAGTGGTTCTGGCCCGTCAGATTGCCAAGGAACCAATGATATTTTTAGCTGACGAACCCACCGGTACACTTGACCCTCAAACCGCTGAATCAATCCACCAGGCACTGATTGAAGGAGTAAAAGAAAAAGGAACCACCATGGTCATCACCTCCCACTGGCCAGAGGTAATGCGACAGCTATCCGATTACGTTATCTGGCTGGAGAAGGGAGAAATTGTGGAAGAAGGAGACCCTGAAACTGTGGTGCAGAGTTTCATGGATCAGGTCCCCCTCCCTGAAAAGAAAACCGAATTCAAGGCTGGAGGCCCCATCATAAAAATGGAAGGAGTGAAAAAACACTACTACTCCATTGATCGGGGAGTGGTTAAGGCCGTGGACGGTATAGACTTGGAAGTAGATGAAGGAGAGATATTCGGAGTGGTTGGACTCTCAGGAGCAGGCAAAACCACCCTTTCCCGTATTCTCTACGGCCTCACCGACCCCAGCAGTGGCCAAATCCAGGTTAAATTAGGGGATAACTGGATAGACATGACCGAAAAGGGCATATTCGGCCGAGGCAGAGTTAAACCGTATCTGGGAATATTACACCAGGAGTATAGTCTTTACCCCCACAGAAACGTTTTAGGAAACTTAACCGAAGCAATAAGCCTGGAACTACCAGCAGAATTTGCTAAAATGAAAGCCCTCTACGTCCTTAATGCTGTGGGCTTCGATGAAAACTATGCTGAGAAGATAATCAGCAAATATCCTGATGAGCTAAGTGGAGGAGAAAGACACCGGGTGGCACTGGCCCAGGTTCTAATCAAGGAACCAAATATCGTCATATTGGACGAACCCACAGGTACCATGGACCCCATAACCAGGGTACAGGTTACTGATTCAATCAGAAAAGCAAGGGATGAACTTAAACAAACTTTCCTCATTATCAGCCACGACATGGACTTCGTGCTGGATGTCTGCGACCGTGCAGCCCTCATGAGGGGTGGAAAGATCCTTAAAACTGGCCTGCCAGGGGATATTGTGGAAGATTTAACCCCTTCAGAAAAAGAAAAAATGTTAAAGGAGGAATAA
- a CDS encoding TIM-barrel protein, putative (PFAM: Dihydrouridine synthase (Dus)~TIGRFAM: TIM-barrel protein, putative), producing the protein MEFIEVLAPMAGITDGAFCRDISTLGFDMVTLGGYNADQSTASAGQEILARGRPEFDLEPGELISHLEEQSLLLKVPELWNGMVSVNLRAVTPDPIIEVSRLQTVDVVEINAHCRQPEITQLGCGQALLENPSHLEKFTREVVKKAKSKVSVKIRANIPGVDEFKTVRAIDHAGADYLHVDAMKPGFNSADYDMVKLIRHETSMFIIGNNSIRDVESARKMLAAGADGISIARAAIGGTLPFDLARI; encoded by the coding sequence GTGGAATTTATTGAAGTCCTAGCTCCCATGGCAGGCATCACTGATGGTGCTTTTTGCAGGGATATTTCAACTCTTGGGTTTGACATGGTAACCTTAGGAGGTTACAACGCTGATCAATCCACAGCTAGTGCAGGGCAGGAAATCCTGGCCCGTGGAAGACCTGAGTTTGACTTAGAACCCGGAGAGTTAATCTCCCATCTGGAAGAACAATCACTTCTCCTTAAAGTTCCGGAATTATGGAATGGTATGGTTTCTGTTAATCTTCGTGCCGTTACTCCCGATCCCATTATTGAAGTTTCCAGGCTTCAAACTGTGGATGTGGTGGAGATCAACGCCCACTGCCGACAACCAGAAATAACACAACTGGGCTGTGGCCAGGCACTCCTGGAAAACCCATCTCATCTGGAAAAATTCACCAGAGAAGTGGTGAAAAAGGCAAAGAGTAAAGTATCTGTGAAGATACGGGCCAATATTCCTGGTGTTGATGAATTTAAAACAGTGAGGGCCATTGATCATGCAGGTGCAGATTATCTGCATGTTGATGCCATGAAGCCAGGTTTTAACTCTGCAGATTATGATATGGTCAAATTAATCCGCCATGAAACTTCCATGTTCATTATTGGCAACAATTCAATCCGAGATGTTGAATCTGCCAGAAAGATGTTGGCTGCTGGTGCTGATGGAATATCAATTGCCCGGGCCGCCATTGGAGGAACATTGCCCTTCGATCTAGCCCGAATATAG
- a CDS encoding hypothetical protein (PFAM: GGDN family): MIQMTLIQIDNYGPWTVTPKPRAEADLQILQAELYADLQRQFAVKGGLVFFTRFDNMLAVTNGVDMEHHLRIQRSINNRYPITVSMGVGTAETPYEAQRSATSALQKYGGAQSEERSEILAIEGLVKPDDSFVQIAHIDINGITDSLTDIIPAYDTSFIVNRVQHFLMKKLIEKGSLLFFIGGDNFMSPCNGMNPEGLLTIIEEIEEEINIALKAGVGKAPTAEKAANLADLALEEIRDGCTYNLVHVMKE; the protein is encoded by the coding sequence ATGATACAAATGACTCTAATTCAAATTGACAACTACGGACCCTGGACTGTTACCCCCAAACCAAGGGCCGAAGCAGACCTGCAAATCCTGCAGGCAGAATTATACGCCGACCTTCAAAGGCAATTCGCAGTCAAAGGGGGATTGGTCTTCTTCACCCGCTTTGATAACATGCTGGCAGTCACCAACGGCGTGGATATGGAGCACCATCTGCGCATCCAGAGGTCCATCAACAACCGTTACCCCATAACCGTGAGCATGGGTGTGGGAACTGCCGAAACTCCCTACGAAGCACAGAGAAGCGCCACCAGTGCACTTCAGAAATATGGTGGAGCACAATCAGAGGAACGGAGTGAAATCCTGGCCATTGAAGGCCTGGTGAAACCGGATGACAGCTTTGTGCAGATTGCCCATATTGACATAAACGGAATCACCGATTCCCTAACCGATATCATTCCCGCGTATGACACTTCTTTTATAGTTAATCGGGTCCAGCATTTCCTCATGAAAAAATTAATTGAAAAGGGATCTTTGCTCTTTTTCATTGGTGGAGATAACTTCATGTCTCCATGTAATGGTATGAACCCTGAAGGACTGCTTACCATAATTGAAGAGATTGAAGAAGAAATTAACATCGCCCTGAAAGCAGGTGTTGGAAAGGCACCTACCGCTGAAAAGGCAGCTAACCTTGCTGATCTGGCCTTAGAAGAAATTCGGGATGGTTGCACCTACAATCTGGTTCATGTCATGAAGGAATAA
- a CDS encoding LPPG:FO 2-phospho-L-lactate transferase (PFAM: Uncharacterised protein family UPF0052~TIGRFAM: LPPG:FO 2-phospho-L-lactate transferase) gives MISVLSGGTGTPKLLQGMVELVNPEDITVIVNTLENDYFSGVYVAPDVDTVLYTLAGIINEDTWYGVKNDSYITHDRLKEIGCPETLKIGDRDRALKIQKTLLMKEHSLSEAVDIQRRELGIKPRIIPMSNQQSHITINTDLGEMEFHQFLIENKGTPEVHNISYQKVDPAPGLIDKIENSDTVVIGPSNPITSIGPIISAKGVRKALKNSYVVGVSPIIGNKPVSGPAAKFMQAMGHEVSSLGVADIYKDFMDKFIIDLADRDHQKEIERLISDVMITETIMTNVTDKINLARCILGENV, from the coding sequence ATGATAAGCGTCCTTTCTGGTGGAACCGGCACTCCCAAGTTACTGCAGGGTATGGTGGAGCTGGTAAATCCTGAAGATATTACGGTAATCGTGAACACTTTGGAGAATGACTATTTCTCAGGAGTTTACGTGGCCCCTGATGTAGACACCGTACTTTACACCCTGGCTGGGATCATCAATGAGGACACCTGGTATGGAGTTAAGAATGATAGTTATATAACCCATGACCGGTTAAAGGAAATCGGGTGTCCGGAAACCCTCAAGATCGGAGATCGTGACCGGGCCCTGAAAATCCAGAAAACCCTGTTAATGAAAGAACATTCCCTTTCCGAAGCTGTAGATATCCAAAGACGAGAACTGGGAATTAAGCCCAGGATAATCCCCATGAGCAACCAGCAATCCCACATAACCATAAATACAGATTTAGGTGAAATGGAATTTCACCAGTTCCTGATTGAAAACAAGGGAACACCAGAAGTACATAACATTAGTTACCAGAAGGTTGATCCAGCCCCAGGTTTAATAGACAAAATCGAAAATTCCGATACTGTGGTTATTGGACCTTCAAATCCCATAACATCCATTGGACCCATAATATCAGCCAAAGGTGTTAGAAAAGCTCTTAAAAATTCTTATGTTGTTGGTGTATCCCCAATAATTGGTAATAAACCAGTTAGTGGTCCTGCAGCTAAGTTTATGCAAGCCATGGGTCATGAAGTTTCATCTCTGGGCGTGGCTGACATATATAAAGATTTCATGGACAAATTCATAATTGACCTGGCAGATAGAGATCATCAGAAAGAAATAGAAAGACTAATATCAGATGTCATGATAACAGAGACCATCATGACCAATGTCACTGATAAGATAAATTTAGCCAGATGTATTTTGGGTGAAAATGTATGA
- a CDS encoding gamma-glutamyl ligase (PFAM: F420-0:Gamma-glutamyl ligase~TIGRFAM: F420-0:gamma-glutamyl ligase), translating to MEIKIIGLKGIPLIKTGDDLSRLILKAAELQDIQLDDEDILIIAETAVAKAEGHLIHLENVKPSQHAREIAELTMKDAELVEAIIQESNEIVKVGPDFIISETKHGFVCANAGIDESNVDKGLATPIPLDPDNSAQMIREQLEKNTGKRVAVIISDTQGRAFREGAIGTAIGISGMLPIWDRCGELDLYDRELKTTNIAVADELSSAASLVMGQASEGIPVVIIRGVNYFQKLRSESATIKPLIRPKKYDVFRK from the coding sequence ATGGAAATCAAAATTATAGGACTCAAAGGCATTCCCCTCATTAAAACGGGTGATGATCTATCTCGACTTATCTTAAAGGCTGCAGAACTACAGGACATTCAACTGGATGACGAAGATATTCTGATTATTGCTGAAACTGCAGTGGCCAAAGCCGAAGGCCATTTAATTCATTTGGAAAATGTCAAACCAAGCCAACATGCCAGAGAAATTGCTGAACTAACCATGAAAGATGCTGAACTGGTTGAAGCAATAATCCAGGAGTCAAATGAAATCGTTAAGGTTGGACCGGACTTCATTATTTCAGAAACTAAACATGGTTTTGTGTGTGCCAATGCAGGTATAGATGAATCTAATGTGGATAAGGGGCTGGCAACACCCATACCTCTAGATCCAGATAACAGTGCCCAAATGATAAGGGAACAATTAGAAAAAAATACTGGTAAACGTGTTGCAGTAATAATATCTGACACACAGGGCAGAGCATTCCGTGAAGGAGCTATTGGAACAGCCATAGGTATTTCTGGAATGTTACCAATCTGGGATCGTTGCGGTGAACTTGATTTATATGATAGGGAACTTAAAACTACCAACATTGCCGTGGCTGATGAACTATCCTCTGCAGCTTCTCTGGTGATGGGTCAAGCCAGTGAGGGGATACCAGTGGTTATCATCCGTGGTGTTAACTACTTCCAGAAACTCCGAAGTGAATCTGCCACCATAAAACCATTAATAAGACCCAAAAAATACGATGTTTTCCGTAAATAA
- a CDS encoding IMP cyclohydrolase (PFAM: IMP cyclohydrolase-like protein~TIGRFAM: IMP cyclohydrolase), producing the protein MYLGRILAVGSNETGNFVAYRVSSRSFPNRMTSTFHERVAVVPKEGYEKDVFVSPYIAYNCIRLVDDVAVVSNGSHTDVIAEKIASGMSIRDSLALSLMTMDYEKDDFNTPRIAGATTLDGESYIGIVTHEKVQVEKVPEGESSYIATYEHIQPNKVEFTAGNVSEAAQFIMDQGKFSQFTNPVTSAAAFGKDNWKLDSI; encoded by the coding sequence ATGTATCTAGGAAGAATATTGGCAGTTGGAAGTAATGAAACAGGCAACTTTGTGGCGTATAGGGTATCCAGCCGTTCCTTTCCCAACAGGATGACCAGCACATTCCATGAACGGGTGGCTGTGGTTCCAAAGGAAGGATATGAAAAGGATGTTTTTGTAAGTCCATACATCGCCTACAATTGTATCCGTCTGGTGGACGATGTGGCAGTGGTTTCCAATGGTTCCCACACCGATGTAATAGCCGAAAAAATCGCATCCGGTATGAGTATCCGGGATTCACTGGCCCTTTCACTCATGACCATGGACTACGAGAAAGATGACTTTAACACTCCCCGGATTGCAGGGGCTACCACACTAGATGGAGAATCATACATTGGCATAGTTACCCATGAAAAAGTCCAGGTGGAAAAGGTCCCAGAGGGTGAATCCAGTTACATTGCCACTTATGAACACATCCAACCTAATAAAGTAGAATTTACTGCAGGTAATGTATCTGAAGCTGCCCAATTCATAATGGATCAAGGCAAGTTCTCTCAGTTCACCAATCCAGTAACTTCTGCAGCTGCATTCGGTAAAGACAACTGGAAATTGGATTCAATTTAA
- a CDS encoding biopolymer transport protein (PFAM: Biopolymer transport protein ExbD/TolR): MAIDTNSYRRKLRSRQARVNLVPLIDVIFTILIFLMVTSSFQVAADSSAGKPQVSQSSGSSEYYLFPVTGLKTVTVNGVDMSKDIRNSAIAIHTQVIDEGEIIIKPKEGSIIITTPAGMSPDKAVSIPQS, translated from the coding sequence ATGGCTATAGATACCAATAGTTACCGCAGGAAGCTTCGCAGCAGGCAGGCACGGGTTAACCTGGTTCCCCTCATTGATGTTATTTTTACTATTCTCATATTTCTCATGGTTACCAGTAGTTTCCAGGTTGCAGCTGATTCCAGTGCGGGGAAACCCCAGGTTAGTCAAAGCAGTGGCAGCTCAGAATATTACCTTTTTCCAGTAACAGGTCTTAAAACCGTCACTGTTAATGGAGTAGATATGTCCAAAGACATCCGTAACAGTGCCATTGCAATCCATACTCAAGTAATTGATGAAGGAGAAATTATAATTAAACCCAAGGAAGGATCCATCATCATCACCACACCCGCAGGGATGAGTCCAGATAAGGCAGTTAGTATTCCCCAAAGTTGA
- a CDS encoding biopolymer transport protein (PFAM: MotA/TolQ/ExbB proton channel family): MIYEFFAGSFATILEMFKSGGVITYIITIIGIYGIFYSAEKIYYLRKISQVGLPQIMGEVNKAMERGGSLEALRSIGRYQNPISKIVAEALKIGFRNNQEVEDAMERVFIVEMSRMTKGMDTIRTIIEIAPLLGLIGTVLGMWYTFKAMGVNASPTGMAEGIYVALITTIAGLAVAIIILPLYTHINSKIENELDKIEIAKKMTNWRTAEMRIKVDSDVENAISALKESDGILEVKELHPDKDANIWISLNPHRLEKSIGNIIKEKCNTEVRIVESKLKQ, encoded by the coding sequence ATGATTTACGAATTTTTCGCAGGCTCCTTTGCCACCATACTGGAGATGTTCAAAAGTGGAGGAGTCATCACCTACATCATTACCATAATAGGGATTTATGGTATTTTTTATTCTGCAGAAAAGATATACTATCTGCGCAAGATATCCCAGGTAGGTTTACCCCAGATCATGGGCGAAGTGAACAAAGCCATGGAAAGGGGCGGTTCTCTGGAAGCATTACGTTCCATAGGACGTTACCAGAATCCTATTTCTAAAATAGTTGCCGAAGCCCTTAAAATCGGTTTTCGTAACAATCAAGAAGTTGAAGATGCCATGGAAAGGGTTTTCATTGTGGAAATGAGCCGTATGACCAAAGGCATGGATACTATTCGGACCATTATTGAAATAGCTCCTCTTTTAGGGTTAATTGGGACTGTGCTGGGGATGTGGTACACTTTCAAAGCCATGGGAGTTAATGCCAGCCCTACTGGTATGGCTGAGGGTATTTACGTGGCACTTATAACTACCATCGCAGGTTTGGCCGTGGCCATAATCATCCTTCCACTCTACACCCATATCAACAGCAAAATAGAGAATGAACTGGATAAAATAGAGATCGCTAAAAAAATGACCAACTGGCGAACTGCAGAAATGCGTATAAAAGTGGATTCAGATGTTGAAAATGCAATTAGTGCCTTAAAAGAATCTGATGGTATTTTAGAAGTGAAGGAACTTCATCCGGATAAAGATGCCAACATCTGGATTTCACTGAACCCCCATAGGTTAGAGAAAAGTATCGGCAATATAATTAAGGAAAAATGCAATACTGAAGTGAGGATAGTGGAGAGTAAACTAAAACAATAA
- a CDS encoding RNase HII (PFAM: Ribonuclease HII~TIGRFAM: ribonuclease H, mammalian HI/archaeal HII subfamily) has translation MKILGIDEAGRGSVLGPLVVCGVAVENDRVKYLERLGLKDSKKVSPKRRIVLSRKIKRIAECHTVHITAHDIDTLRSRDVNLNEIEKIAINRIIGDANASTCFIDSMDVKPERLTSELETMHSQLRVVAEHKADDRYPIVSAASIIAKVERDRAIQDIRKTYENVGSGYPSDPKTIEFLKTMPPGEELPDFVRSSWATIERIRG, from the coding sequence ATGAAAATATTAGGAATAGACGAAGCAGGTAGGGGATCCGTTTTAGGACCCCTGGTTGTTTGTGGTGTTGCCGTGGAAAATGATCGGGTTAAATATCTTGAAAGACTCGGTTTAAAGGATTCCAAAAAGGTTTCCCCCAAAAGGAGAATTGTTTTATCACGGAAGATAAAACGAATTGCAGAATGTCATACTGTGCACATCACTGCCCATGACATAGATACACTACGATCCCGTGATGTTAATCTGAATGAGATTGAAAAAATCGCTATTAATCGCATCATCGGTGATGCCAATGCTTCCACCTGTTTCATTGATTCCATGGATGTTAAACCAGAAAGATTAACCAGCGAACTGGAAACCATGCACTCTCAACTCAGAGTGGTAGCAGAACATAAGGCAGATGATCGTTACCCCATTGTCTCTGCAGCTTCCATAATAGCCAAAGTGGAACGTGACCGGGCCATACAGGATATCCGAAAAACATATGAAAATGTGGGATCTGGTTATCCCAGTGACCCTAAAACCATTGAGTTTTTGAAAACAATGCCCCCTGGAGAGGAGCTACCGGACTTTGTACGCAGTTCCTGGGCAACAATTGAAAGAATAAGAGGATAA
- a CDS encoding actin-like ATPase involved in cell morphogenesis (PFAM: MreB/Mbl protein~TIGRFAM: cell shape determining protein, MreB/Mrl family), which produces MFGFGKKDEVEDDKKQALSNTLGIDLGTLNTVVARPSGDKFDLFKIPSVVAVKKEDPGYVLAVGEEAKAMLGRTPEDIIAVRPLRQGVIESIAQAESLLLYAMDLGSGEDTANIDRIVVGIPGDASEVEKKAVEDIGKKAGANYVLVISEGLAAAIGAGLPIAEASGTMVIDIGAGSSDVVVISLGGITDIETIRSGGDDIDYNIVEKVKEIYNVEIGIHEAEKAKIEVGMVHSETDGENGKTEVIGKSMATNKPEKVEIDSHLVADAAEPIIVKLVEALAKVLERMSPELISGVYNKTVVVGGTSQLKGLKERIYEEVGVPVEISDDPMTVVAKGTAIVAAEPRALEPEVRLKAMK; this is translated from the coding sequence ATGTTCGGTTTCGGTAAAAAAGATGAAGTAGAAGATGATAAAAAACAAGCTTTGTCCAACACTTTGGGCATAGACTTAGGGACTCTTAACACCGTGGTGGCCAGACCATCAGGAGATAAATTTGATTTATTCAAAATACCATCAGTAGTAGCTGTTAAGAAAGAAGACCCAGGTTACGTACTGGCAGTTGGTGAAGAAGCTAAAGCCATGCTTGGAAGAACCCCAGAAGATATTATTGCAGTAAGACCACTCAGGCAAGGAGTTATTGAAAGCATTGCCCAAGCAGAATCCCTTTTACTTTACGCCATGGATCTGGGTTCAGGAGAAGACACTGCAAATATTGACCGCATTGTTGTAGGTATCCCTGGAGACGCCTCTGAAGTGGAGAAAAAAGCAGTCGAAGATATTGGGAAAAAAGCAGGAGCTAACTACGTTCTAGTGATAAGTGAAGGGCTGGCAGCAGCAATAGGCGCTGGTCTTCCCATTGCAGAAGCCTCTGGTACCATGGTCATCGATATAGGCGCTGGATCCAGTGATGTAGTGGTTATCTCACTTGGTGGAATAACTGATATTGAAACCATACGCAGTGGTGGAGATGATATAGATTACAACATTGTTGAAAAAGTGAAAGAAATCTACAATGTAGAAATCGGTATCCATGAAGCTGAAAAAGCCAAAATAGAAGTGGGAATGGTTCATTCTGAAACTGATGGGGAAAATGGTAAAACCGAAGTCATTGGTAAGTCAATGGCAACCAACAAACCAGAAAAAGTGGAGATAGATTCCCATCTTGTGGCAGATGCTGCTGAACCAATTATTGTTAAATTGGTAGAAGCCCTGGCAAAAGTCTTAGAAAGAATGTCACCCGAACTTATTTCCGGTGTTTACAACAAAACCGTGGTAGTAGGTGGAACTTCACAGCTTAAAGGACTCAAAGAACGTATCTATGAGGAAGTAGGTGTACCTGTGGAGATATCAGATGATCCAATGACTGTGGTTGCTAAAGGAACTGCAATTGTGGCTGCAGAACCACGTGCACTGGAACCAGAAGTACGTCTTAAAGCCATGAAATAA
- a CDS encoding phosphatidylserine decarboxylase precursor-related protein (PFAM: Phosphatidylserine decarboxylase~TIGRFAM: phosphatidylserine decarboxylase precursor-related protein), translating to MFVKGTLKKAGILLTIAVLPFLFGYFIVSFIMFSLIAFLMQFFRDPKREIPHNGGLIVAPADGRILKGKIDRVKTVHYEDPLMEYILSPGGKGILVSTFMSPFDVHVNRAPISGKIVKTQHYSGKFKIAMRNVLTENEKNLIVIDSEYGKVGVIQIAGFVARRIVQYVEVGDHVETGDRLGMIRFGSRVDLIIPYENTELMVTEGKKPTAGETIIAQMHKKS from the coding sequence ATGTTCGTCAAAGGAACTTTAAAAAAAGCAGGCATATTACTAACCATTGCGGTTTTACCCTTTCTTTTCGGCTATTTTATTGTAAGTTTCATAATGTTCTCACTGATAGCCTTCCTAATGCAGTTTTTCAGGGACCCTAAGCGAGAAATACCTCATAATGGAGGTTTAATTGTTGCACCGGCAGATGGTAGAATATTAAAGGGAAAAATCGATCGTGTAAAGACAGTTCACTATGAAGATCCACTTATGGAATATATATTAAGTCCTGGAGGTAAGGGTATTCTGGTAAGTACTTTCATGTCGCCTTTTGATGTCCATGTTAACCGGGCTCCCATCTCTGGAAAGATTGTGAAGACCCAACATTACTCAGGTAAATTTAAAATTGCCATGCGAAATGTACTTACTGAAAATGAAAAGAATTTAATAGTTATTGATTCAGAGTATGGAAAAGTAGGGGTCATACAGATAGCTGGTTTCGTGGCCAGGCGCATAGTTCAGTATGTGGAAGTAGGTGACCATGTGGAAACAGGGGACCGTCTGGGAATGATAAGATTTGGTTCCAGAGTTGATCTAATTATCCCTTATGAAAACACTGAATTGATGGTCACAGAGGGTAAAAAACCTACTGCAGGGGAGACTATAATCGCTCAAATGCATAAAAAAAGTTAA
- a CDS encoding CDP-diacylglycerol--serine O-phosphatidyltransferase (PFAM: CDP-alcohol phosphatidyltransferase~TIGRFAM: CDP-diacylglycerol--serine O-phosphatidyltransferase), producing MNIRHYMAAADLVSLANASSGFLAVAMVATGDLIMAAKFMLLAVIFDSVDGWVARQTNRVDEHGFGTNMDSLSDVISFGVAPGMLLFAACQSYSIPYINILVALLIVICGILRLSRFNVLADSSDVPGGDKFVGLPIPTTALILGSFYLSGMFRMDLALIIMAVVAVFMISTIEYPKFRGMILMAGGSVLIIGTILPQNISSSIAYLPAKLLFIFTIIYVIIVPLMELYGKLHRSGPHVR from the coding sequence ATGAATATAAGGCATTATATGGCTGCTGCTGACTTAGTTTCTCTAGCTAACGCCTCTTCAGGGTTCCTGGCAGTGGCAATGGTGGCCACTGGGGACCTGATAATGGCAGCCAAGTTCATGCTCTTGGCGGTGATCTTTGACTCTGTGGATGGGTGGGTGGCCCGTCAAACTAACCGAGTTGATGAACATGGTTTTGGCACGAACATGGACTCACTTTCGGATGTGATCTCGTTTGGTGTTGCACCGGGAATGCTTTTGTTTGCTGCGTGCCAATCGTATTCCATACCATACATTAATATACTAGTAGCACTCCTAATAGTTATATGTGGAATATTAAGACTCTCCAGGTTCAATGTACTTGCAGATTCAAGTGATGTTCCAGGTGGAGATAAATTCGTGGGACTACCCATACCTACCACTGCATTGATCCTAGGATCATTCTACCTCTCAGGTATGTTCCGAATGGACCTTGCACTAATCATCATGGCAGTGGTTGCGGTGTTCATGATAAGCACCATTGAGTATCCTAAATTCAGGGGAATGATATTGATGGCCGGCGGCAGTGTATTGATCATTGGAACAATTTTGCCCCAGAACATTTCCTCATCAATCGCTTATCTTCCCGCAAAGCTTTTATTCATCTTCACTATAATATATGTAATAATCGTGCCTCTTATGGAATTATACGGCAAACTTCATAGAAGTGGTCCACATGTTAGATAA